From Asterias amurensis chromosome 3, ASM3211899v1, a single genomic window includes:
- the LOC139935478 gene encoding stimulated by retinoic acid gene 6 protein-like isoform X2: MLSNIDAQKRYREHTLQLWKGDRSFQAGIVLSNEAIMMQSTRYIGFRLAFAIIGVDILLIVLLVCFVIIEIWFVSLLEEYWLTLVLFFVLGVVQAAMTRLVFLQRADDEDRSLNIFRKRKTYLGLDNRRVFHVVFYFSMFVNVIQAALAGLFRLLDSVVIGLFLIGRVDRCAMQRDWESRDGAFTAYISFLQLEVSHTHPVVITFCHLLNELIAQRKRDSTPLPGPAENIYAVVNEGCSQTTSEGPSSCRPAVPTVDRVMSSRVRNRWFLALTLTRNPTLIPLRKKPKDEISSILVLNVG, from the exons ATGTTGTCAAATATTGATGCTCAGAAGCGGTACAG AGAACACACTTTGCAACTATGGAAAGGCGATCGGTCCTTCCAGGCAGGAATTGTTCTCAGCAACGAGGCCATAATG ATGCAGAGTACACGCTATATTGGTTTTCGCCTCGCGTTTGCCATAATTG GTGTTGATATTCTACTGATCGTCCTCTTGGTCTGTTTTGTAATAATCGAAATATGGTTCGTCTCCCTTCTTGAGGAATATTG GCTGACCCTTGTGCTGTTCTTTGTTTTGGGTGTTGTACAAGCCGCAATGACTCGTTTAGTGTTCCTACAGAGGGCAGATGATGAGGACCGATCTCTAAATATTTTCCGGAAAAGAAAGACTTACCTTGGTCTTGATAACAG ACGTGTGTTCCACGTTGTCTTCTACTTCTCGATGTTTGTTAATGTTATCCAAGCCGCACTGGCGGGTTTATTTCGTTTGCTGGACAGTGTTGTGATTGGACTGTTTCTCATTGGTCGAGTTGACCGATGCGCTATGCAGCGTGACTGGGAATCACGTGATGGTG CGTTCACGGCTTACATCAGTTTCCTGCAACTTGAGGTTTCTCATACACATCCCGTTGTCATCACATTCTGCCATTTGCTGAACGAGTTGATCGCTCAGCGAAAACGTGACTCAACCCCTCTACCTGGCCCAGCTGAAAACATATACGCCGTTGTCAATGAAG GCTGTTCGCAGACTACCTCAGAGGGCCCCTCCTCTTGCCGTCCGGCCGTACCGACCGTCGATCGCGTGATGTCCTCCCGGGTCCGCAACCGATGGTTCCTGGCGCTGACTTTGACTCGCAACCCAACGCTGATTCCACTGCGTAAGAAACCCAAAGACGAAATCTCATCAATTTTGGTGTTAAATGTTGGTTAA
- the LOC139935478 gene encoding uncharacterized protein isoform X1 produces the protein MNLTSSISTCGDYFVFNTWLDFTLLASLPIIVFFCFLERRVNLWPTFLNGRPGIATPINLIDAYNDRLASALAFVCVSVLVFNKITHDNQESVTQPSTDTVPLMLREVLGFLSGIWKALLVCTASYPIFLCLGTKHKVTGKAIGVFYSLIWTVFFIGRLAGCEKELPFKLSDPLISGPGFVFFVLLTFRFGHGLVKYLNRLRLNQLSSLKGNTAPSQSASSKFQESHFYQRTKYLLSRPQPKEYGGNFISRELRKYFYHERGFKFSRQNTSVLAMVLLLTYLNCTVNISYFMPLVEMYGAFSNLVLGVDLKVTF, from the exons ATGAATTTGACAAGCAGCATCTCCACATGCGGGGACTATTTTGTCTTCAATACGTGGTTGGATTTCACACTTCTAGCTTCG CTCCCGATCATAgtctttttctgttttctgGAGCGCAGAGTGAATCTCTGGCCGACTTTCCTGAATGGAAGGCCAGGTATTGCAAC TCCTATTAATCTTATTGACGCTTACAATGACCGCCTGGCATCGGCTTtagcttttgtttgtgtgtctgTCCTGGTCTTCAATAAGATTACACACGATAACCAGGAATCCGTCACACAACCTTCGACTGACACCGTTCCGTTAATGCTGAGAG AAGTCCTGGGATTCCTGAGCGGAATTTGGAAGGCGCTCTTAGTGTGTACGGCAAGTTATCCGATCTTTTTGTGCCTGGGCACCAAGCACAAAGTGACTGGAAAAGCGATTGGGGTTTTCTACAGTCTAATATG GACTGTGTTCTTCATTGGTCGACTCGCAGGATGCGAAAAAGAACTACCCTTTAAACTG TCAGATCCATTAATAAGTGGACCCGGCTTTGTGTTTTTCGTCCTCTTGACGTTCCGGTTTGGGCACGGGCTGGTGAAATACTTAAACCGATTAAGACTCAACCAGCTTTCG AGTCTTAAGGGAAACACAGCACCAAGTCAGTCTGCATCCTCAAAGTTTCAGGAATCTCATTTCTACCAAAGGACTAAGTATTTGCTGTCAAGACCACAACCGAAGGAGTA TGGAGGAAACTTCATATCGCGAGAACTTCGAAAATATTTTTACCATGAAAGAG GTTTCAAGTTTTCTAGACAGAACACTTCTGTCCTTGCTATGGTATTGTTACTGACATACTTG AACTGCACAGTAAATATCAGTTACTTTATGCCACTTGTTGAAATGTACGGAGCTTTTTCGAACTTAGTGCTCGGAGTTGACTTAAAAG TGACGTTCTAG